The Penicillium digitatum chromosome 6, complete sequence genome contains the following window.
TGCATAATTGTGATGTTGTAGCAACGACCGAAGCCTGTAGAACAGGGTTGGTGGGCTGAAAGAACCAGCACATTGATTTTTCATAAACATCTCCATTTCGCTGAGATCTTCAAAGATGGGTGGTGCAGTCGGGAAATTAAAATGCGGGTTAATTGCACCCACCTCTACTTCACTACTTCCTCCGCATCTCCAACTACATCTCAACAAGAAGCACCAGAGCATCAAATCATCATTCACCACCACCTAAACCATGGCATCACCCACAAAAGCTGACGAAATCTTCTCCGATGAGTCAAGCTTCTACGGTAAACCATATCTCGCCCTCCGCGCCCCCATAACTCGGCTGACCCATATCAGGCGACGAGGATGAAAAGACCCAACTGGAAGCACAAGTCTCGTCCTACGACCCAGAGCCATTCTGGGTAGAACCCCACCAGAAGCTGCTATCAACCATACAGCCGCATCTGTGCGCGCCGCCGACACGCGCAAAGATCGCATCATCAGACATTTCCATGGATGATGCATCCCCAGAACCAGGCACCATGCCACGCAGTCAGCGCGGGAAGACCGAGCCCATAGCTCGCTTTCTATCGCGTCTTCCGCCCTCGACAACAGAAACCACGGATGTAGGCCCCTGGATTTGGATGTACAATCCACATGTGCCGTACAAGCAGAGTGAAGATGGGGATGTTCCCACTCTGCTTCGGAAAGGCGGGGAGCTTCTCCAGGAGTACGAGAATGAGAGTGCGACCCTGCGCGAGGCGCATGATAAGTCTGGTGCGAAGACTACGACGGCTTTGACGCGGAAATTGAATCCGATGCGAAAGGAGCTTGAGAAGAACATTCTGGATCTGGCGAGGGAGACTGGTGTTACGCATGGCAAGTGGATGCTTTTCCCGAGTCATGATCGGGTTGATGAGGTCTGGGGGACGGTTGTGAGGGCAATGGAGAAGGGGGAGCTTGGGGATGCGGCGAAAGCTGCTACTGATGGTGGGTGTGGGAAGAGTCGGTTGATTTGTGTCTATACGGAAGATTTTGGGGATGTTGAGGATGTGAAGCGGGTGGTGAGTAAGTTAGTTGACTTTGGGCTTGTTGGGAAGGGGCCCCGATCTGTTTACTACAAGTCTGATGCGTTTAATCATCTGGGGATTAACTCTAAGAATGAATATGGACTTAAGGCGAGCATGTATTCGAGTCGGGAGCTGCTTGAGGGGAAGTAGGTAGTAGAGTCATGGCCTGGTGGGGTTTGTTTATGATTGATGAGAATATGATTGACTATTAATGTTCTGCTGTAGTGGGTATCTCTGAACGCAGTTATCTACATGTTTATGATATTTGATATGGATCCGGATAGTGGTGGCAGGGTGGCCTATGTGCCCAAGGCATTCCCAGAGGCCGGGGGGTAGTGGTAGTATCGTCGAGGGTGCTTCTTCGGGACCAGGGCTGGAGGCAGGTACCGATTGATAATTTCTTAGCGCAGCAACGGTTTGTTTCCATAAATGAGCCGGCTCATTCATGGCTGCAACTGTCGCTCCAGTCAGAAGTGGCAGTTGACTTCGACGGGGAGCTCCCAGCGATGAAATCTGGCCGAAGAAAAGAGCGCATCAGGAGGTGTTCAGTCATCATGGCTTTCCCGGTTCATGACGTTCTCACACGCTTCTCGAATCTCAGAAACCCCCTTAACATTACCCCAAGCGTCGAGTAATTGCTGGATCTCTTTCCAGTCCTTCTCCGCGTCCTCCTGTTTTTTCTCTACCACAAGCTTCTCCAATCTCTGCGGTGCGGCAAGAACCCACCGGACAGTAtccttctccctcttctgATTTGAGGCCCCGTCTGCCAGCTTCGCTTCTTTCATTCGCCGCCGCTGCTCCTCACCTTCCTTGATGAGCCCACCAGCAGTATCAGCAACAAAATCAATAGCCGGACCTAGCGTTTTCGTCATAGTCAAAGGTGCACCGCGATCATCCATACTGCGCCGCATTTTACCAATTGTCTCCACAGCGCGAATCAACTTCGAGTAGTTATCGTAGACCAGCGCCTTCCGCTCTCCGTCGAGAGTGCGGATATCTCCAACCAACGTGTTCTCGGCCTTGAGTACCGTAGACAGTGACGAAGATGACAATAGATGCTCGACATACCGTCGTGGGTCGAAGTCTGGACTATCGAGCTCCGTCCCTGACCCTAGAGCGGTTGGGTCGGAGGTGTCTCCTGCATCTGTGTTCCGCGGCACACTCCGGGAGCGAGATGCGTCCCGGGAAGCATTCGTATCTGCGCCGGGCGGTTTAAGGTTGTAGTAGTCTCGGAGGGCGCTGCGATTACGTCGGAGATGGAGTGAGGGGGAGAGAGCTCGTCCGGTGGATGGGGTAGATGCAGCGCTGAGGCCCCCGCTGGCGCTGGTGTTCAAGACATCGAGTGATGGGCGGGAGGAGGCTGGACCCGGTGAATGGGCTCGGGAGGAAGTAATGGAGGGACGTGGAGATGATATTGCCGACATTGCAGTGTGTTGTGGGGAGATGTGTCGGAGTAGTCGGAGGTGGGACATTCGGGCCAGATCAAGTGCTTTAAGCGGTGGTCtgtgctttttgttttcacGCTGAGAGCTTCCCCAACTTTGATGCTTTCCTTTGATTTACCACACGCGCCAATGTGATCTTGAGGGAGTCCAAGGCGTCATGACTAGCCCGGATCAGATTGCAGCTCAGATCTTGAGCACGAAATCCCTCTCAGTCGCCCAAACCTGGCTCAGTGCCTTCCTATCATCCAGCACAGCACAACGCAACACTCCCCCCTCTGCCCTCGCAAAGACGGCGATATTCCGTATCCTCGCCTCTGATATCAAAGAATCACTCTCCAAACACAGATCATGCGTACTACCAGTCGACATCCACGACCCGACAGTGCAAGAGCGACGCCTTCAAGGCTCGATCCCCGTGCAAGTGCTCGACATCGAAGATATCGGCACAAGTCTATGGAGCCAGATCGAAGCAATTGAACGCGTTGAGCGCGGCGAGGCAATCCGCGGCCGTGAGATCGTACGCACAATAGCTGTAGGCGAGGACCCCGAGGCATCGGAGAACAATCGTGCAAATAACAATCCTGCGAATGGTGCTGCGAGTGCGTCCGGGAACAGTGGGTATGGCCCGCACCGCCTGATTCTTCAGGATGCAGCAGGAACTACGGTTTTGGGTGTTGAAATGCAGCGGATAGATGGAATAGCGTTAGAGAAGCTTGCTATTGGGGCAAAGATCTTGCTCCGTAATCCGTCTGTTGCGAGAGGTATGGTGCTGCTTTGTCCGGGATCTGTTACTCTGCTCGGGGGTAAGATTGAGGCTTGGGATAAACCGTGGAGAGAGGGCAGGAAGGCTAGATTACTGGAGAAGACTGCAGGTATCGAGGGAGAATGAGAAGAGACAAGTCATCTTTCGCTCAAGCAGCTGAACAAGGGGCTTCTTTTGCTACGGACTTCTTGATTGGGTATGGGATTTGCACTTTTCTTACTCGATTTTGTATACGTTTCTTGTGTCGAGTATGATATTGTGATGTTCATTCGCTAAAGACTGATGTGCAGTTGAAAAGTTAGAAACACTGTGCTTCAAATTCACCCAGCCCTCGCACTGTACGGCACATGTGTGGCAGGGTAGCAGACTAGTCACTCCACCGTCCAGTTACTCCGGTCCATGGCCTGTACTGCGCTTCCATGGCAGGAGAGGTTTCTCGTCATCCATTTCCTCCGATTTTTGGCCAGTGCAGCGCGTCCACATGTTCCGTATAGGTACAATGTGGCTCAGTTGCTCCCATCCAGAACTTTTCCACGGGGCAATCATGATCGCTCGGAAGGTGTCACCAACCTTGCCAGTTTGCGCGTAGGCTTCGCTGAGATCCTCAGCTCCGAGATTACTGTAAGGAGGCACGCTCTGTAGAGCGCGGTTGATAGCCATAGCGGCTGGGTATGGATTTCGCGACGCTGCCGACAACTCCATCCACCCAGCAGATTGGCCGGGTGTGAGCATCACGGCAGCAGTGGCATCGCCAATGCGCCTGATGCTTTCGGGGACGGTTGCATTGTCGTTAAGTCCCATTGCTGAGATGGCATTCAAAAGTTTGATGATTTTAGCTCTGTCGTGAAGATCGATGTCATTACGCGATATCATGCTGTTAAGGTCTGATTCAACTGCTTCAATGGCATCCCGGTCCGCATCGAGGAGAGCGATGGCACCCAAAAGAGTGACTGCTCCGATGTGACTGGAGTGATTCATCACACAGTCGAGCAGTTGCTCGCGAGCAACAGACCGGTTTTCCTCGCCACCCTTGGCCCACAGGACCTGGGCAAGAAGACAGACGACATCTGGAGCATTCTGTGCTTCTTCAAGAGCGTCGCGGAACATGTCAATGGCTTGGTCCATCGACTTCAGATTGTAAAATGCTAGACCGGCAGTCAGATGCGCAGATAGACGAAGCTTCTTGCAGGCTTCGGGGTCAAAATTCTCCGCGTCTTCCTCCCCAGAGAGTGTGAGTGCGAGCTCAGCCTTCTCTGCGGCTTCTTCATAAGAATGGCGTGCAAGCAGGACACGAGCCATATCTGCGTTTGCTTGGGCATACCTCGAAAGGGAAGCTGGTGACTCGGTCTTTTCGAACTCGTCTTCCATGCCTAAACAGACAACCTGCAGGCTAGACTCGGCATCCGCGGTCTCGCCCATTCTCTCTGCCAACAGGGCGGAAAGGTGCACAAACGGCAAGTTTGACGGATCCTGGATGCAGAGTTGGTGCAATGCAAAAAATGGTTGAATGAGTTCGGAGACGTTAGAGGAGGAGGCCTCATTAAGATGGTCAAAGTGGGCCAGGCTGAATTGGCGCTTAGTGAGAATATCGGACGAATTTGAGATATCAAACGCATGCTCGAAATAACCCCTCGCCTCCTGTGTCTGGCGAGTATCGAGTGAAACGAAGCCTTGGCCGACCCAAGCCAGTGAATAGTCTGGGTCGGTGGCCTGTGCCCGCAAGAAGGTCTTGTATGCTTGGTAGCCTTTTCCGTGGAGGAGGTAGAGTGCTCCAAGGTTTGTCCAGACTTGTGCGTTGCGTTCATTTAGATGCAAGCTTCGTACAAAGGCATGCTGAGAGACTTTGGGACTCATGTTTGCGGTGACAATACCCAATGAGTTCCAGAAATCAGCATTGCCGGCCTCCAATTCAATCGCTCTCTTGAAACACCGCATGGCTGCTTTGATGAACTTGCGAGACTTCTTACCTTTCTTGGTCGTGTCTGGATGCACAGTGCGATGGGTTAAATATTCAGCCCAGCCAAGGTTGTACCAGGCAACTGCTTGAGAATGGGCATCATGCACGGAAACGTGGAGTGCACGCTTAAAAGCAATTATTGACAGGCGAACGTAGAGCTCAGATGGAATCAACTCTTCACTTTCATTGGCTGCAAGCCAATCAGTTCCAACACCATCAATATCGGTCATGACATCAAGGGCCATAGGATCGAGATCGACTGCCAGCAAAGCCTTGCAGCTGGAAGCAGGTAGCTTTCCAGCCTTGGCCTTCATGTATGAAAAATTGGAGAAGGCATCGCCTACAGCCTTCCACAAGTTAAAGATGTTGCTTTTGATCTGCAccagcgagctggccaccgAAATAGCTTGGTATGCGAGCTCTGCCGCATCATTGAAGAGACCCAGACCAAGGCTCTTCGCCGAACTCTCAGTCAGGGTCTGCAAAAGTGCAAGAGTCACACCAATATCATCAGGCCGGGATCT
Protein-coding sequences here:
- a CDS encoding Alpha/beta hydrolase fold-1, translated to MASPTKADEIFSDESSFYGDEDEKTQLEAQVSSYDPEPFWVEPHQKLLSTIQPHLCAPPTRAKIASSDISMDDASPEPGTMPRSQRGKTEPIARFLSRLPPSTTETTDVGPWIWMYNPHVPYKQSEDGDVPTLLRKGGELLQEYENESATLREAHDKSGAKTTTALTRKLNPMRKELEKNILDLARETGVTHGKWMLFPSHDRVDEVWGTVVRAMEKGELGDAAKAATDGGCGKSRLICVYTEDFGDVEDVKRVVSKLVDFGLVGKGPRSVYYKSDAFNHLGINSKNEYGLKASMYSSRELLEGK
- a CDS encoding Vacuolar protein sorting-associated protein 51 translates to MSAISSPRPSITSSRAHSPGPASSRPSLDVLNTSASGGLSAASTPSTGRALSPSLHLRRNRSALRDYYNLKPPGADTNASRDASRSRSVPRNTDAGDTSDPTALGSGTELDSPDFDPRRYVEHLLSSSSLSTVLKAENTLVGDIRTLDGERKALVYDNYSKLIRAVETIGKMRRSMDDRGAPLTMTKTLGPAIDFVADTAGGLIKEGEEQRRRMKEAKLADGASNQKREKDTVRWVLAAPQRLEKLVVEKKQEDAEKDWKEIQQLLDAWGNVKGVSEIREACENVMNRESHDD